DNA sequence from the Coregonus clupeaformis isolate EN_2021a chromosome 22, ASM2061545v1, whole genome shotgun sequence genome:
GTTAAACACTTATCCAGGCGTTGTGATATTTGGTGTGCGACTGTTTTGCAGACCTCCTGGAATACTGCTATTGTGTTGATATTGAGTCTTTCTCTGTCCACAGTACTCTGTGCTTCCCAGCAAACAGTCCAGTCTGCGACACAGCAGGTGAAAGGCATCTTGGGACAGTCTTTAACTTTTCCAGAGAGAGTGTTTAAAAATGGCTATTTAAGGTATGGAGAAGACACTAATGCATGTGTGCTCAATGGACAAAGCCAAATAGATCCAGAAGAGAGATTTAAAAATCGCCTTCACTGGGACAATGTGACAGGATTATTCCGTCTGTCAGACGTACAGATAGAAGATGCTGGGGTTTATTCTGTGGAGAATaaagatggagggaagaggaCACTTAAATTTAACCTCACTCTTTACtgtaagtgtgtttgtgtatgtgtgtgtggtatatTACAAAAACATTAAATATAAGTTCCATTCCTCCAATTTATTTACTTTTTGTCTTCCAGCTGTTGTTTCCAAACCTCAGGTGACAGAGTGTGACAACAGCTCCTGTAGTGTGGTGTGTTCTGTGGACAACGAAAAAGAGGTGACTTTGACCTTGTACCTGGGAGAGGAAAAACTCAACCAGACCAGCAGTCGTGATCTTACCACCAACCTCCGTTTGGAGGTAGAGGGAAAGGACTACAACTCTGCCTACAGCTGTGTGGCTGCCAACCCTGTCAGCAACAAGACAGCGCTTGTCCCAAAATGTTGCAGTGAAGATGGTCATCACAAACAGACAGGTAAGAGTATCAATTCTGAATTAAAGCCATCAAGAAAATAGCAACTACCAAAATAATTAAGTGAAACTATTAGTTGAGCCCATTTAAAACATACTGCCAAAGCCTTTCGATATTTTACACTAATCATTTCCttgtgttttatttatttcagaCAGTGATGAGATGACTCGGGGTATGCTTATTATTGCTGTAATCTGTGTTTTGGTTGTCTTGGGGCTGGTTGGACTTGCTATCTATCTAAAGAAGAGGGGAAATGAACACTCACAAGGCAGGTATTTATCTTTTAGAGGTGTAAGGTCAGTCAAAACATGTCATAatcagcttttttttaaatcaaggaTTTTGGAAAAGGTAGGAACTGTTTGCTTGAACACAGGATGCAGGTCAAATAAAGTGGCACACTTCCTCTGCTTGGTCAGACAGTGTTATTATCTCAGACCTGTCTGATACACTTCTCTAAATGTTGAAAAAGGAGAaagcacacacacgaacacactctGACATTACTTTATAGATTGGCTTCCATGGCGCAAAAAAGAACGCTAGCAGAGAGACAGGTACCCATGCTAACATGAGTCCTGAGTGTTTGCGGAACCTGTCCTGGGGGGTgagcatctgtctgtctctgtcagttaGTCACACCCTCGCCTTGTATTTACTTTCCTTTATTTGTCTTCATAGATTCATCCGAAAGAGTGCAAGTTGACATTGAGTATGCAACGATTACTTACAAAGAACAAACTGATAACCAGGTTAGTAAAAATGCTACAGGCTGATAGACAATACACCAGCTTTTGCAGCCCTCATGGCTACAACTGTAAGCTTTAGCACTATGCAAGGATCTTATATCTGTAGGTCTGACAGACTGAATAATCCTGTCACATTGCCCCAGTGAAGGCGATTTTTTTCAAACTTGAGTTGCACAGACCACCTGAGTTTGATACCCGGCCTGATGTCATTGCAACCAGTTTTGCCCATATGATATGGTTGGGTTGCACAATGAGAAGCCACACAGCACATATGGTATATAGTAAGGCCTTTGATCTTCACATTGTCTTTTAGAGCATTTGCAAAGTCTGTGGATATTTGAAGTTAGGCTTCATGATTCCTCCCACTAGCTTTAGGAATGATCCTAGGTGTGACTGTTGAGTTACCGACTGCGGAACAATGATAGTAGACAAGAGGGCATCAGGCGTGTTCTGTTTCCTTCCCAAATGAtttaataaataatattttttcgTATTCCTTTTGTTGCTTTCCAACcccttttctctcccctctctctgcccccttttCCCTGTCCCTCTCCGTCCTTCCCtcccatacctccctctctctccctgcctaggAGGAGCGAACAGGTATACCAGAACTGGAGTCATGTAGAGACAACCCTGAACTGACATCAGTTTATGATACACTCCTGTTATATCGCATGGCTGCCAGCGGGGATGTTGATACAGCATGAAGGAGCAAAATGGGAAGTCACTGAGTAGCCGACATGACAACACACATCCTGGAGAGGATGCTATATCATAAAGAGGACGTTGAAACAAAATGAAAGTAAAACAATATTCACCCAGAAAACCTTTTAGAGGCACAGTTGTTATGGGAGAACATTTCCCTGGAACTGTTGCGCTGATGTTATACTTTCAGGCTTTCTTTGTAGGTCATTCTCACAGACCTTCTGTCAAATAGAGGCCTTGATGACATCAATGATACGGACCAATTAAATAGTTATGCATTGAGTTAGTAGCAGGATCAGGATAATCCTTCTTTTTAAATGACTTTTGTCCCAAATCCCAATTTATAGGTTACAACAAATTgaacccaaagcatgatgtttccacccccttgcttcacagtaggtatggtgttctttggatgcaactcagcattctttgtcctccaaacacgacgagttgagtttttaccaaaaagttatattttggtttcatctgaccatatgacattctcccaatcctcttctggatcatccaaatgcactctagcaaacttcagatgggcctggacatgtactggcttaagcagggggacacgtctggcactgcaggatttgagtccctggcggcgtagtgtgttactgatggtaggctttgttactttggtcccagctctctgcaggtcattcactaggtcccccccgtgtggttctgggatttttgctcaccgttcttgtgatcattttgaccccacggggtgagatcttgcgtggagccccagatcgagggagattatcagtggtcttgtatgtcttccatttcctaataattgctccaacagttgatttcttcaaaccaagctgcttacctattgcagattcagtcttcccagcctggtgcaggtctacaattttgtttctggagtcctttgacagctctttggtcttggccatagtggagtttggagtgtgactgtttgaggttgtggacaggtgtcttttatactgataacaagttcaaacaggtgccattaatacaggtaacgagtggaggacagaggagcctcttaaagaagaagttacaggtctgtgagagccagacacaTTGCTtgcttgtaggtgaccaaatacttattttccaccataatttgcaaataaattcattaaaaatcctacaatgtgattttctggattttttttctcacaatttgtctgtcatagttgacgtgtacctatgatgaaaattacaggcctctctcatctttttaagtgggagaacttgcacaattggtggctgac
Encoded proteins:
- the LOC121557904 gene encoding SLAM family member 5-like; translation: MNYLFGWRRLARLTFMLLYFVIDVLCASQQTVQSATQQVKGILGQSLTFPERVFKNGYLRYGEDTNACVLNGQSQIDPEERFKNRLHWDNVTGLFRLSDVQIEDAGVYSVENKDGGKRTLKFNLTLYSVVSKPQVTECDNSSCSVVCSVDNEKEVTLTLYLGEEKLNQTSSRDLTTNLRLEVEGKDYNSAYSCVAANPVSNKTALVPKCCSEDGHHKQTDSDEMTRGMLIIAVICVLVVLGLVGLAIYLKKRGNEHSQGRYLSFRGVRSVKTCHNQLFFKSRILEKVGTVCLNTGCRSNKVAHFLCLVRQCYYLRPV